Proteins found in one Cricetulus griseus strain 17A/GY chromosome X, alternate assembly CriGri-PICRH-1.0, whole genome shotgun sequence genomic segment:
- the LOC100769437 gene encoding ubiquitin-conjugating enzyme E2 Q2 isoform X2: MSSGLKAELEFLASIFNKDHKLLRIVSWQLDELQCQFLVPPAPAGSPPSPPPLTLHCTITESYPSSPPIWFVDSDDPDLTSILERLEDSKPNSLLRQQLKWLICELCSLYNLPEHLDVETLDQPVPITLKATIEEVPSEDEEEEAADGLEDLDHYELKEEDTSSEKKSEDEGIEKEHLAILENIRKSQRQDHLNGTVSGSVHASNRLMKELRDIYRSQSYKSGTYSVELINDSLYDWHVKLRKVDPDSPLFGDLQLLKEKEGIEYILLNFSFKDNFPFDPPFVRVESPILSGGYVLGGGALCMELLTKQGWSSAYSIESVIMQINATLVKGKARVRFGADKNQYNLETAQQSYDSVVQMHEKKGWFTPPKEDG, encoded by the coding sequence ATGTCGTCGGGGCTTAAGGCCGAGCTGGAGTTCCTGGCGTCCATCTTCAACAAGGACCACAAGCTGCTGCGCATCGTGAGCTGGCAGCTGGATGAGCTGCAGTGTCAGTTCCTGGTGCCGCCGGCGCCCGCGGGCAGCCCGCCCTCGCCGCCGCCGCTCACCCTGCACTGCACCATCACTGAGTCCTACCCATCTTCTCCGCCGATATGGTTCGTGGACTCTGATGATCCAGATCTCACATCGATCCTGGAACGTCTGGAAGATTCTAAGCCCAACAGTTTGCTTCGTCAGCAGCTGAAGTGGCTGATCTGTGAACTCTGCAGCTTATATAACCTGCCTGAGCACCTGGATGTGGAGACGCTGGACCAGCCCGTCCCCATCACCCTGAAGGCGACCATCGAAGAGGTGCCCtcggaggatgaagaggaagaggcagctgACGGGCTGGAAGACTTGGATCATTATGAGCTGAAAGAAGAAGACACTAGTAGTGAGAAAAAGTCAGAGGACGAAGGGATTGAGAAGGAGCATTTGGCAATATTAGAGAATATTAGGAAGAGTCAAAGGCAAGACCATTTAAATGGTACCGTGTCTGGGTCAGTGCATGCTTCAAATAGACTTATGAAAGAACTGAGAGATATATACAGATCGCAGAGTTACAAATCAGGGACTTATTCCGTGGAACTGATAAATGACAGCTTATATGACTGGCACGTTAAACTGAGGAAGGTTGACCCTGATAGTCCCTTGTTTGGTGACCTTCagcttttgaaagaaaaagaaggcatagAATATATTTTGCTTAACTTTTCTTTTAAGGATAACTTTCCATTTGATCCTCCATTTGTTCGCGTCGAGTCACCTATTCTGTCTGGAGGGTATGTCTTGGGTGGAGGGGCATTGTGTATGGAATTGCTcacaaaacagggctggagcAGCGCCTACTCCATAGAATCGGTCATCATGCAGATCAATGCCACCTTAGTGAAGGGCAAAGCTAGGGTGCGCTTTGGAGCAGATAAGAATCAATATAATCTAGAAACAGCGCAACAGTCCTATGACTCTGTTGTGCAGATGCATGAGAAAAAGGGCTGGTTCACTCCTCCAAAGGAAGATGGGTAA